In Lactuca sativa cultivar Salinas chromosome 5, Lsat_Salinas_v11, whole genome shotgun sequence, the DNA window ATTTTATCAGCATTCTCTAGGTCGTCTCGATTTCTTCATGTTGGTGGTTGTGTTTCCTAAATCTGAAAGGTTTGCACCGACGGAGGCAGTTTTCCGGTAGGCTAATTCAGAAAGGTTGGAGCCGACTGAGACACTGTTCCGGTGGTAGCGACACCTGAAGGAGCCAGGGTGGTTGGTCGGAGCACACAGACAACTGATCTTCATGGCGGAGGATTTTCTGGCACGTGGAGAAGATGGATTGGATGATAATGCTTCGATTCTTGCGTTGTTCATGTCATCTTCTAGAGATAGTTCATTTAGATCAATCTTGGGTTGTTTTGGTGGTGGTTTTGACATATCTTCGCCGGAAGAATCTTGTGTGTTTAAAGATTCGAACACAGGTTCACTAGTATCTAGAAGAAAACATCAGATCAAACAAATAGGATCTGAATCTCTTGATGATTCATcggaaaaaaacaaaaagaaaaagaaacagaAAAACATAAAGCGGAAGAGTTTGTTTACCTTTTTTGATAATGGCAGGAGCTTGTTTATCTATCCACGTTTTCTTGTTAATGGATATGATGACGATAGTGAAGATAACTATGAAGATGAAAAGGACGAACATCTTTTGGGAGTTTTGATTTCCTCCAACATACAATTCCCCCTATCTTTCCTTTTTTTGTTGAGATTCTATGGTGACTATAATCCCTCTTTCCTACACCTCAAATTTTGGGAATTTTTTGCCACTTTTTCCTCCCGTTTTTCTTATTTAGTAACTATGAGATGATCAACATAATCCACGAACATGAAAGTagactattataatttataagaataataataataaaaataaaagagacATGTAATATGTATGCACCCCACGTTTTCTTCAAGAGGCACATATATTCTTGATCTGAATATTCAAATGAATAGGTGTTTATTAAGAAAGGTAATCAAAGGACAAAAATGAAGGAAATGGTAATTTAAGAATGAGTAAAAGTACAAAAAAACACATTAGTCAATCAGTGGAAACTTACTGGAAATCAAAACATTAGTGTATCAAAAGAAGTTTAATCATCGAATCCTTGAGTTTCATCGATAACAGTAAGTGAGGGGGCAAAGCGCACAATCATCTTCTTCCTCGATCCTTTGGCATTTGGGGTTTTGGAGTCGACCCCCTTGTAACGAACACGACGATTACATGATATAGGTTTAGGTTTGACAAGCAATGAAGATTTGATAGAAGGAGTATTCTTGTCTTGACAAATCAAACTATTTGAGTTAGAAATCTCATAACTGGTCGGAATCGGATTCCTGAGTCGGCGACGGAGTTTTTTCACTGTCCGGAGAGGAACAAGAAAGTACTTTTGTCCAGGGACGAGAATCTCCTCCGGCGGAACAATGGAGTCCCAGGGCTGCCGGAATATCTCTGGACGAGCCAAAACGAAATTGGGATACTTGTCAATGATTGAAGACGCTGGGAATGCCATGTAGTGTCGTTCAACCACACCTCCGGCATGAATAATCTGCAAGATCAACGGCTTTTCTCCTACGACAATTCCCTCAAAGCTAGGGTTAGGTTTGTTGGTACGGGAGCCGAATAATTTGAGTAGCATGTTGAGGAAACAGGTTTTGGATACTAGAAGAGAGTATTGGAGGTACGTAATGACTTATAGAAATGACGATCGATGAAATCGAAGGGATTTTGATTTGTGTTACCGTTTGATTTTTGACGTAGATTCTGGCAGCGACCTGCAGATCAGTGAAGATGAGATCAATGTAGAATAAAGAGCAGGCTGTGGCTGCCGACTGTCTTATTATTGGTTATTGTTGTCCCTGCAGGAGGCACAACTAAAAAAAGCGGCAAAAAAATGATCATAGATGACCTGTAAAAGTGTAAAAGGTAATGCAGAAAATATGAAAAGAGAAAGAACGAGAGAGATCGACATTTTTAATTTACTTGAGAGTGGATAAATGAACATGAATCCTAGCTAGAATATTACACTCGAATTTCACCTTTTGTATCCGCTATAACGCAATGTATTTGCAAACCAAAACCCATAGGGCCGTAGCTATTTTAGCAGTAAGTCAATTACGAATTTCAAAATGTCTAATTCATATATATGGCCTTACGAGTACTTTTTATTGATTTATTTGTGTAACATTGTAAATGAATTTTGCAATTTACACTTTTGAAATTTCCTGAAAATCTAACGTGTTCTCTTattcaaacatttttttaatgCATAACATTTTGTGTTTTCAAATATTGTATTTTATAATTGTATAAatcataaattgttgtgtatgaatCATTTTCCATTTTTATAGTATGTTTATATTAAATGTTCTTAAGGGTTTTCAAGTTTTTGTTATAGTTTTTCTTATTTGTGTAACATGTTATGTCATGAATATTTAAGGACTGAATGATATGTTTTTTATTGAATCTGGTAAGACGTCAAGTCTAACTCGGTCAGATTTAGATTTTTTGATACCACGATTAGAAGTTTTTGTTTGGTCATGTAGCTTCTAATACGCCTTTTATTGTGTGTAATATGCAACTATCAAATAACCCTTtaacattatttaaaaaaaaaaagaaattttgaaaaaacatttagaaaacatataaacatttagCAATTTTCATACGAAAATTTCATATTTCTCATCCAACTTGCGATACCGTGTGAACATCCTTGTTAAAGGCTATAAAGAAATAAAGAAAGGTATGTGGAAAAAAACTTGTAAAGGCAACAAACACAAAGACATATTGGAGTATGGAACTAGTTCCAAAAACAAACCATTTATGTGTAAGGCTATCCAGTATGGAAGAGTAAAAGACGTGTGAACTCCTACGTGGCTAGTCAACCCACACCACCCCaaaaactcggacagtgggccttcttgtgcccccccccccccccccccccccccgactgcaatggaaacatatcggatcaagtccatgggcgatggtaacaatacaatctctgctaaaatggccaatATGGCCGCACTTGAAATATCCgacatcgccaccacttctacgcctgtaCGCACCCATGTGCATCCtaccgcacttcccgcatcgattgcggctctgatagtccctcgtcctcaaatccgacccattgggcctcttacccgaacctgtggctacctgagtctcatccgatttcctcttcctttccgactccccGCCCGTCTGAACAATgactgtctgatcctggagcttcgcGGTCAACCTATCAGTGACCCTCACGACAATGTCGGGCATCTCCTCGCGAATGGCTAGCGAAACCTCCCTGACTATCCAATCATGTAGAGGCCTCTCCTGAAGACATGGTGCCCCACTCACTCATGTCCCCTGATGATAAGAGCTAAAAAAATGGGaactccctccctgatggatccctgcaCTCCATAAGCATCGCGCTCTATACAAGcgccaatctgtcctgaaactatcccggccctaAAGGCCTCCAAATGACTGTCCATAAGCTCcacgatggcctctctaaccgaaccaaaAATCACTAGAGCctaatcaatgatgttgcgcatgatctctgcggaaatgaaattcctcatctgatcatcaagctgcccggctctatAACCTGAGCCAGATCCCTCGCCGGTagctgaactgctaactggtaactcgcgcaatgtcaccatgatGAAAATATAACACTTCCTGATCAATATACACACcactgctgagggatctctcacacactctacagttccctggtcttgtctcggcccctcttgaatcgagtacggatcctctgctttcagtagtacgggcccatactaccttccacatctatccgtactttcctctagagttacctcaactccactaAGTCACTCtcctgctactgatctctgctactaccttcctaggcttgccctaaggaacctctgactccacccaaaccagtcctcaactgttgaaggcctccttataatgccaattagccaccacctgaataccaccacatgcaatgaggctcggataatccttcgagtaaaagactcgtccctacaacggttggactcagacaagagctgcgcaatagggccaaatccagcactctgagattattcaaccctgctcacatgtgatgtgacgtattcacctaatggctaactcccatcattcagagtcccataaagcacaaagcaagcagcattcggacacatgaaactactcaagcaaatctactctcataacgagaaactgtactagcatacaatgctaagctcatactatcaggcataacctaaacagactaTCCTACTACAGTCTACTtactactagcatgcaattctcataaggctgaaacacataagcaggcacataaggcatcctcctagatcctgagtcctatactagcatgctgttctactgaagctgaatctgaactgaaactgataatcataaacttctatgggtaatttgggagtacttacttgagctcggctgattgcatgcaccacaccctttttctcttttcaagttattttctttctaaatatTCTTTTCCCTTTTTCTataactcttttcttttctcaaactcctttttacccaAAATTtcctttcgaaaatgtttttcttttgaaaaccttttaccatttccttagtttgagtccagacacactctcaagtatgtccgaatccctcaaaccaaggctctgataccaacttgtaacgacccaaaaatcacgactaaaaatttcttttaaaacattactaataccatatttataaaagcgtatcataagtcataacataattttcgagtattaaattcaaaacataatctcattatcagagtaaaacattccccaggctaactgactatggtatgtgcactgcaatctctccgagctctgattttgaaaactgagtacctaaaaccaaaactgaaaatcgtaagcacgaagcttagtgagctcccccaaactaccacataccatacaaacatataaatcacatactgggccttgcccactgcatcggaccgaggtccggactaattggggccttgccccctgcatcggaccgaagtccggaaactgactgggaccttgtcccctgcatcggaccgaagtccggactgactggggccttgccccctgcatcggaccgaagtccggactaactgactgagaccttgtcccctgcatcggaccgaagtccgaactaactgcacaaagcataacataaacatatcaactagcatgaagacacatatactgcatactgcatcgggccgagcccggaacacataacacataaatcctgtttgagccacgaaggcatcaaacatgctaactactgcatcagaccgaaatccggaaactactgctagctaaacgggtcggcattgtggccttagacccgttcctactggaaggaaactcacctcgaaatgctGACTGTTGAAAACTCGAGTGAAAGATCCCCGACTGTTGTCCCGGCTGCTCCCCAGCTATCATGGGAAATAAAATACTAACTAAGAATAGGGATTctcctatgggtaaaatgacaattttacccctgttatggcatgggtcacaacatggcccaaaacccCCCAATTCCTTCTAAGCCCATCCATGGCCccactaaaggcccactaatggcccaatttgctccaTTGGGCCCAAAGCCCTTTATTGGACCTTACTCAAGC includes these proteins:
- the LOC111918661 gene encoding uncharacterized protein LOC111918661, translating into MFVLFIFIVIFTIVIISINKKTWIDKQAPAIIKKDTSEPVFESLNTQDSSGEDMSKPPPKQPKIDLNELSLEDDMNNARIEALSSNPSSPRARKSSAMKISCLCAPTNHPGSFRCRYHRNSVSVGSNLSELAYRKTASVGANLSDLGNTTTNMKKSRRPREC